GGGCATGAGCTACGAGGATCTGTCGACGACCCTCAAGATCCCGAAGGGGACGGTGATGAGCCGCCTCTTCCATGCCCGCACGAAGATGCAGCAGCTCTTGAAGGCCTATTTGGCTGGGGAAAATCCGGACGCAGGGCTCGGTGAAGAAGGTTAAGCGATCCCCCGTCGGAGTATCTGGAACGCAGGAGGCAGTCATGGCCGGTTCATGCGACAGCGTGGTGAAGCTGCTCGGCCCATACGTGGACGACGAGCTCGCGGGCTCCGAACGCGCGGTCATCGACGAGCATCTGCGCGGCTGCAAGGACTGCCAGGGCCGGCTCGCCGACCTGCAGGCCACCCACGCGGCCATGAGCGCCTACTTCACCGCCCAGGCCGACGCTGCCAACTTCGCCGGGTTCACCCAGCGGGTGATGGCCCAGGTGCGCAAGGAGCCGCTGCCCTTCGCCCAGCGCGCCAAGCTCTGGTGGGCGGAGCTGATGGCGTACCACTCGGCGGCCATCTACTCCGCGTTCGGCGCGGCGGCGGTGGCCACGGCGGCGGCGGTGTTCGTGCTCGGCACCCCGGCGATGCACCCGGCCGCCAACGAGACGGTGGTTCACTCCATGTCCGTGACCGATCCGCGGTATGAGCCGGTGGTGATGCACACCGAGGACGGCGAAACCGTGATGATGCTGGTGGAGCACCAGGACGACGCGCACGATTCCGACGAGGCCAAGCCGGGGCAGCAGCCCGCGCCGGCCGAGCAGCCACACGGAGGCAACTTATGATCAAGGCGATTGCATTCACCGTCGGGCTGGCGCTGTTCT
The Deltaproteobacteria bacterium genome window above contains:
- a CDS encoding zf-HC2 domain-containing protein, translated to MAGSCDSVVKLLGPYVDDELAGSERAVIDEHLRGCKDCQGRLADLQATHAAMSAYFTAQADAANFAGFTQRVMAQVRKEPLPFAQRAKLWWAELMAYHSAAIYSAFGAAAVATAAAVFVLGTPAMHPAANETVVHSMSVTDPRYEPVVMHTEDGETVMMLVEHQDDAHDSDEAKPGQQPAPAEQPHGGNL